The Medicago truncatula cultivar Jemalong A17 chromosome 4, MtrunA17r5.0-ANR, whole genome shotgun sequence genome includes a region encoding these proteins:
- the LOC11419235 gene encoding germin-like protein subfamily 1 member 7 has translation MKILYLLVSILALASSIAFAYDPSPLQDFCVAIKDPKDGVFVNGKFCKDPALVKAKDFFKHVEAGNASNALGSQVTPVTVDQLFGLNTLGISLARVDFAPKGLNPPHIHPRGTEILIVLEGTLYVGFVTSNQDNNRLFTKVLNKGDVFVFPIGLIHFQLNVGYGNAVAIAGLSSQNPGVITVANALFKSNPLISDEVLTKAFQVDKSIIDYLQKQSWYDNN, from the exons ATGAAGATTTTATACCTCCTAGTTAGCATCTTGGCTTTGGCATCCTCTATTGCCTTTGCTTATGACCCCAGCCCTCTCCAAGACTTTTGTGTTGCAATCAAAGACCCCAAAGATGGTG TATTTGTGAATGGGAAATTCTGTAAAGACCCTGCGCTTGTTAAAGCTAAAGATTTTTTCAAACATGTTGAAGCTGGGAATGCCTCTAATGCCTTGGGCTCTCAAGTGACTCCAGTCACCGTAGACCAACTATTCGGACTTAACACACTTGGTATATCTTTGGCTCGCGTTGATTTTGCCCCTAAGGGTTTAAACCCACCTCACATCCACCCTAGAGGAACAGAGATCCTTATAGTACTCGAAGGCACTCTTTATGTTGGATTTGTCACGTCCAATCAAGACAACAATCGTCTCTTCACCAAAGTGCTCAACAAGGGTGATGTGTTTGTGTTCCCGATTGGTCTTATTCATTTTCAGCTGAATGTGGGATATGGCAACGCTGTTGCTATTGCTGGACTTAGCAGTCAAAACCCAGGAGTTATCACTGTAGCAAATGCTTTGTTTAAATCGAATCCGCTTATTTCCGACGAAGTTCTTACCAAAGCATTTCAAGTGGATAAGAGCATAATTGATTATCTTCAAAAGCAGTCTTGGTACGACAACAACTAG
- the LOC11412593 gene encoding germin-like protein subfamily 1 member 7: protein MKIIYFLVSILALASSLAFAYDPSPLQDFCVAIKDPKDGVFVNGKFCKDPALVKAEDFFEHVEAGNASNALGSQVTPVTVDQLFGLNTLGISLARVDFAPKGLNPPHIHPRGTEILIVLEGTLYVGFVTSNQDNNRLFTKVLNKGDVFVFPIGLIHFQLNVGYGNAVAIAGLSSQNPGVITVANALFKSDPLISDEVLTKAFQVDKSIIDYLQKQSWYDNN, encoded by the exons ATGAAGATTATATACTTCCTTGTTAGCATCTTGGCTTTGGCATCCTCTCTTGCCTTTGCTTATGACCCCAGCCCTCTCCAAGACTTTTGTGTTGCAATCAAAGACCCCAAAGATGGTG TATTCGTGAATGGAAAATTCTGTAAAGACCCCGCACTTGTTAAAGCTGAAGATTTCTTCGAACATGTTGAAGCTGGGAATGCCTCTAACGCACTAGGCTCTCAGGTGACTCCAGTCACTGTAGACCAACTATTCGGACTTAACACTCTTGGTATATCTTTGGCTCGTGTTGATTTTGCGCCTAAGGGTTTAAACCCACCTCACATCCACCCTAGAGGAACAGAGATCCTTATAGTACTTGAAGGCACTCTTTATGTTGGATTTGTCACTTCAAATCAAGACAACAATCGTCTCTTTACCAAGGTGCTCAACAAGGGTGATGTGTTTGTGTTCCCAATTGGTCTTATTCATTTTCAACTGAATGTGGGATATGGCAACGCCGTTGCTATTGCTGGACTTAGCAGTCAAAATCCAGGAGTTATCACTGTTGCAAATGCTTTGTTTAAATCAGATCCTCTTATTTCCGACGAAGTTCTTACCAAAGCTTTTCAAGTGGATAAGAGCATAATTGATTATCTTCAAAAGCAGTCTTGGTATGACAACAACTAG
- the LOC11417902 gene encoding AUGMIN subunit 7, whose amino-acid sequence MASKQMEVIQKKLGMLNYPRANASAQSLLFAGMERYALFEWLFFRLLGDKSPFSQQNLQGDALDRDEETARIQYLAEIAKFLGITTTVDTDAIQVSHLITAITLFYQISSFNYDKPKRLTTEYIVDEQVAKDIHLIDSIAEKQAQIFSEECKLFPADVQIQSIYPLPEVAELESKLTEQSKILLNLQQKVDDLASKHAYNPDEEYTEVESQLRAHLESFLETARTFNMIYTKEIRPWTHMMEVPQLHGFGPAANRLLEAYKMLLKFLGNLQNLRDSHAALAFGSSETSGGPSSVSRIISECESEMTVINRDLGILSASIAREHGEKMSI is encoded by the exons ATGGCATCAAAGCAAATGGAAGTGATTCAGAAGAAATTAGGAATGCTAAATTATCCAAGGGCAAATGCATCTGCCCAGTCCCTTTTATTTGCTGGCATGGAGCGCTATGCCCTTTTTGAATGGCTCTTCTTTCG GCTATTAGGTGATAAGTCACCCTTCTCTCAACAAAACTTACAAGGGGATGCCCTTGACCGTGACGAGGAGACGGCTCGAATTCAAT ATTTGGCAGAAATTGCTAAGTTTCTGGGCATTACAACAACTGTAGATACCGACGCCATTCAAGTTAGTCATCTAATTACTGCTATTactttattttaccaaattagtAGCTTTAACTACGACAAGCCTAAGCGACTAACCACCGAATACAT TGTTGACGAGCAGGTAGCCAAGGACATACACTTGATAGATTCTATTGCAGAAAAACAGGCACAAATATTTTCTGAAGAATGTAAATTGTTTCCCGCAGATGTTCAGATTCAGTCCATATATCCCTT GCCAGAGGTTGCTGAGCTGGAGTCAAAGCTTACTGAACaatcaaaaatattattgaatctTCAACAAAAAGTTGATGACTTGGCATCGAAG cATGCTTATAATCCAGATGAGGAGTACACAGAGGTGGAATCTCAACTGCGGGCACATTTGGAATCTTTCCTAGAAACAGCTAGAACATTCAACATGATTTACACCAAG GAAATTCGTCCATGGACACATATGATGGAGGTTCCACAACTACATGGGTTTGGACCAGCTGCCAATCGGTTATTGGAGGCATACAAAATGCTTCTAAAG TTTTTAGGGAACCTACAGAATCTAAGAGACTCGCACGCTGCACTTGCTTTTGGATCCTCTGAAACATCAGGAGGGCCGTCTTCTGTCTCAAGAATAATCTCTGAATGTGAATCTGAAATGACAGTCATAAATCGAGATCTTGGAATTCTTTCCGCTTCCATTGCTCGTGAACATGGAGAGAAAATGAGCATTTGA